gactctaccgttatgtgctcgtctgtcatgttcgtttgaaattgttggaaaccttttatttattcatggactaaaacttttcaagtttatagacgaaaacattttgggaattgtcgactaaaaccagacgaaatttgtctgagttttcgttgactaaaactagacgaagacgaacccattttgaaatgactaaaatatgactcagACTAAtcggtatttttgtccaaaagattaagacgaaaattaaaatggcggccaaaaacaacactgcccggCACTAATTCACTTTGAGAAGGgtagcaggaaccctgccacgcacaaaaaaaactactaatGTGCTGACCGCTTTACTGCATACgttacttccccctttccccattcactaGAAAGACTTATACTTACTTCTTTACATTATAAAGAATGAtcaacaaaaagttttgtctgaggaggagaaAAAAGGCAGGCCACCAGGATATGCAGAATAAACATTAGcactgctttcactcgctgacgagttcgggcaGGGTGGCGGGGCTAGCCACACGGTTGTTAACagccatatgctattgtttagccacaactggattcattatcttattactattcatccttcacacagcggccggaaacagaaatgtcgtttaatccatctgcaggtgaccgggagatggatttttgattgattgaggaCGCACTgggcctcatgggaaacgcagtcttcctcaaggcaaagcattactgcttttgtccaccggcgtcggccAAGAGtttctttaaataataaataaataaataaaaaatatattttttaaaaattgctgccaaaggacaTGCTTATCTGTTGTTATAGtttgttttaataataatttcaaaaatgcatgaaaaaaaaaatcatacaataacAATCACAATGGCTGTTAAAgggttcaaattttttttttataattcatAACGTAATGAAGCTAATTCTCACTgaatgaattttattttattgagaaaaaaaatcagtatttttaaataaaaaaggctAGAACACGAAATAAAAATTCTTAGTATTTCTCTATTTgtcaacaacaaaacaacacaaaactgAACAacaaatgaaatttaaaaaagaaaaatcagtccaaaaatgcatcaaaaaaattttaatggatATTTTAGCAacataaaatgaaaaacaatcatttttaaaatcatcTTAAATCACTCCCAAAACTTAACGATAAATACTattaaagcattaaaaaaaaaaagggaataaaatgaaaaaaaatttttaataaaataaatatagactttttttttcaaaatggcagccaatgagttaataatgcaTTTGACTCTATCGggagcagacgtccaatccatctgaagCGGGAGGGTCGGCGGCACGATCCTCCCACttcaatggcggccaatgagttTTCAGCTGACGGCGGCTTTATGAAAACGACGAGAGATGAACATTCTCTGCATTTTAAATCGTCAAACGTCCACAAAGAAACAACGGAGCGGGCACAGTGATCCCAGCGGGCATAAATCCGAGCGTCGCGGCTCGGCGTCCATTTGTATGGCTCGCGGTGGCCGTGCATAGATTAGAGTTCCTGGGAGATGAAGGAGGGCGCTAAAGGTGAGTCGGCGCGGCCCGGGCTCCGCGAGCCGGACGGCGCGTGAAAGTTGACCTCCGTTTGACTCTCTCCCCGCTCGGCGCGGCGACCGGCCGACGCGGTTTCTTCTCGTCGGACCCCGGGCGACGCCCCCGCGCCGCGCTCCTGCTTTTGCCTCTCGCGAGCCGAGCTCAGTTTCACCGCCAGCGCCAGTAGGTTCTTCCCCAGGAAGACGGTGGATACTCGGGGGTCCCTGTACCACAGCACGCCGGCGCCCCTCAGGCCCAGGGTGAAGACGTTGACGGTGACCAGGCTGAGCCACGGGTACAAAGCCTCCCTGCGGGGGCCCCTCTGTCCCGGGAGGCCCGTGGCCCCCAGTTCCGTGAGGGCCACGCACGGTAGCAAAAGCAGAAGGGCGTAGCAGTAGAAGAAAACCAAGCCCTCGGCCCAGACGGGGAGCCGTCGCTCGGGGGCCGCCGCCCCTCCTTGGGCCTCCCACAGCCCGGCCTGCAGGTCCAACACGTCCAGCAGGTCCACCACCACCCACAGGAGGCGCCCCCGCACCTCCTGCTTCCTCCGCTGGGGCGTCATGTAGTCGGCCCCCGTCAGGATGAGGAAGAGGGACGGCAGGCAGACGGAGAGCAGGAGCGTCAGGACCTTTCTGGCCAGCGGGTCGGGCGGCCGCCGCTCCTGCCTGTAGTTGTGGCAGACGAAGAAGAGCTTGAGCTGGAGGAGCGACAGGAAGAGGAACCACAAGGCGTTGGCGAAGCCCCGGCGGGGCGAGCGCGCCTCCGACACCACCCCGGCCGACACGAAGCGCAGCGCCAGCAGGAAGCCGGCGTCGCCCAGTAAGACGGCGGCGCACTGCCACGCGCCGGGCCCCGCCGCCCCGCGTGCTCCCGGCATGCTTTGCTCCAGCAGGTAGAGGTCCACCACCGCCATCGTGCTCACCGTCACCAGGGTGGATACGCACACCTGGGGCGTGGGCACCATGCCTGCAAACACACGCGTGCAATTTAGCAAGGACGCCACGCTTTCTGACGGTATTAGCATGATGAcgactgatttttttaattttgagatGACTCTGCTCCTCGGCTAATACTGTACGTGTACGCCAAGGGGGTCAAAGTCATTTTGCTCCGTGGGCCGCACCATGGCAATGAGATTTCACGTCGACCGGACCGGTTCATCagaagctgccattgacgaggcTAAACAATATACAACGAGCGTTTGCAGCCAGTCCTCCCTCCCTTCCGTTTAAGTGAATTTGTTGTCTGTGGAAAGCAAAAGAGTAGAAAATTCTTCTAGAAAAACTTTGAAGAATGTTGCAAGCAAGCAGAGGTACGTCATCCCATCCCGACGCCGTTTCACTGACAAGGGAGTCCCGTCTTTTGCTAAGCGGAGGAAAGTAGAAATCATGTCATCGCTGTCGAATGTAGACGCCGTTACGTGTGATGCGTGGACACCTGTAGCCCCCAAATTGTTTGTTAAAG
This Corythoichthys intestinalis isolate RoL2023-P3 chromosome 11, ASM3026506v1, whole genome shotgun sequence DNA region includes the following protein-coding sequences:
- the tmem265 gene encoding transmembrane protein 121 isoform X2 encodes the protein MVPTPQVCVSTLVTVSTMAVVDLYLLEQSMPGARGAAGPGAWQCAAVLLGDAGFLLALRFVSAGVVSEARSPRRGFANALWFLFLSLLQLKLFFVCHNYRQERRPPDPLARKVLTLLLSVCLPSLFLILTGADYMTPQRRKQEVRGRLLWVVVDLLDVLDLQAGLWEAQGGAAAPERRLPVWAEGLVFFYCYALLLLLPCVALTELGATGLPGQRGPRREALYPWLSLVTVNVFTLGLRGAGVLWYRDPRVSTVFLGKNLLALAVKLSSARERQKQERGAGASPGVRREETASAGRRAERGESQTEVNFHAPSGSRSPGRADSPLAPSFISQEL
- the tmem265 gene encoding transmembrane protein 121 isoform X1 yields the protein MSHRPLFHTALIKGMVPTPQVCVSTLVTVSTMAVVDLYLLEQSMPGARGAAGPGAWQCAAVLLGDAGFLLALRFVSAGVVSEARSPRRGFANALWFLFLSLLQLKLFFVCHNYRQERRPPDPLARKVLTLLLSVCLPSLFLILTGADYMTPQRRKQEVRGRLLWVVVDLLDVLDLQAGLWEAQGGAAAPERRLPVWAEGLVFFYCYALLLLLPCVALTELGATGLPGQRGPRREALYPWLSLVTVNVFTLGLRGAGVLWYRDPRVSTVFLGKNLLALAVKLSSARERQKQERGAGASPGVRREETASAGRRAERGESQTEVNFHAPSGSRSPGRADSPLAPSFISQEL